Proteins co-encoded in one Deinococcus carri genomic window:
- the fumC gene encoding class II fumarate hydratase yields MTQTAQGQTRKESDTMGTLDVDASRYWGAQTERSIHNFPIGRDTFVWGRPVIRALGILKKGAAQANAELGELPQDIADLIVRAADEVIAGKLDEHFPLVVFQTGSGTQSNMNANEVISNRAIELAGGEMGSKSPVHPNDHVNRGQSSNDTFPTAMHIAVVLELNERLYGSVGKLRDTLAQKAEQYRDLVKVGRTHLQDATPITLGQEIGGWVAQLDYALAEVRHAEQGLYDLAIGGTAVGTGLNAHPQFGDLAAKKYEAETGFPFRSAENKFAALSAHDALVQTSAALRTLAGALMKMANDVRWLASGPRNGIGEITIPENEPGSSIMPGKVNPTQSEAMTMVATRVFGNDATVAFAGTQGNFQLNVFKPVMVHAVLESIRLISDASLAFNDNCAAGIEPNEAKIRENLDKNLMQVTALNKHIGYDKAAAIAKKAHKEGTSLKEAALALGYVTEDEFNQWVVPLDMTHS; encoded by the coding sequence ATGACGCAGACGGCTCAGGGGCAGACCCGCAAGGAATCCGACACGATGGGCACGCTGGATGTGGACGCCAGCCGCTACTGGGGCGCGCAGACCGAGCGCTCCATCCACAACTTCCCGATTGGCCGCGACACCTTCGTGTGGGGCCGACCGGTCATCCGCGCCCTCGGCATTCTGAAAAAGGGCGCGGCGCAGGCAAACGCCGAACTGGGCGAACTCCCGCAGGACATCGCGGACCTGATCGTGCGGGCCGCCGACGAGGTGATCGCCGGGAAACTGGACGAGCATTTCCCGCTGGTGGTGTTCCAGACCGGCTCGGGCACCCAGAGCAACATGAACGCCAACGAGGTGATATCCAACCGCGCGATTGAACTCGCGGGCGGCGAGATGGGCAGCAAGTCGCCGGTGCATCCCAACGACCACGTGAACCGCGGCCAGAGCAGCAACGACACCTTCCCGACGGCCATGCACATCGCGGTGGTGCTGGAACTGAACGAGCGGCTGTACGGCAGCGTCGGCAAGTTGCGGGACACGCTGGCGCAGAAGGCCGAGCAGTACAGGGACCTGGTGAAGGTCGGCCGCACGCACCTGCAAGACGCCACGCCCATCACGCTGGGCCAGGAAATCGGCGGCTGGGTGGCGCAGCTCGACTACGCGCTGGCCGAGGTCAGGCACGCCGAGCAGGGCCTCTACGACCTCGCCATCGGCGGCACGGCGGTCGGTACCGGCCTGAACGCCCACCCCCAGTTCGGGGACCTCGCCGCGAAGAAATACGAGGCCGAGACCGGCTTCCCCTTCCGCAGTGCGGAGAACAAGTTCGCGGCCCTCTCCGCCCACGACGCGCTGGTACAGACCTCGGCGGCCCTGCGGACGCTCGCGGGCGCGCTGATGAAGATGGCGAACGACGTGCGCTGGCTGGCCTCCGGCCCCCGCAACGGCATCGGGGAAATCACCATTCCCGAGAACGAACCCGGCTCCAGCATCATGCCCGGCAAGGTGAACCCCACCCAGAGCGAGGCCATGACGATGGTCGCCACCCGCGTGTTCGGCAACGACGCCACCGTCGCCTTCGCGGGGACGCAGGGCAACTTCCAGCTCAACGTGTTCAAGCCGGTGATGGTCCACGCCGTGCTGGAAAGCATCCGCCTCATCAGCGACGCCAGCCTCGCCTTCAACGACAACTGCGCCGCAGGCATCGAGCCGAACGAGGCCAAGATCAGGGAAAACCTCGACAAGAACTTGATGCAGGTAACGGCCCTGAACAAGCACATCGGCTACGACAAGGCCGCCGCTATCGCCAAAAAGGCCCACAAGGAAGGCACCAGCCTCAAGGAAGCGGCCCTCGCGCTGGGCTACGTTACCGAGGACGAGTTCAACCAGTGGGTCGTGCCGCTGGACATGACCCATAGCTGA
- the rsmG gene encoding 16S rRNA (guanine(527)-N(7))-methyltransferase RsmG codes for MTPEGQTLLLDGAAALGLALTPEQVERFAHLLLLLTEASAQMNLTALREERDIVLKHFVDSLTCLRGGWLDGAGPEAAGPVLDLGTGAGFPALPLAIMRPDLPTVPLDATRKKVEFVERTAQALGLARVHPLVGRAETLGRDPEQRGRYGRVVTRAVAALPILAELALPFLREGGLLVAQKGPITPEELEAGTRAAAEVGGEVRAVDPFTLPLTGDARTLVVIEKTGPTPERYPRREGVPNRKPLFWQAT; via the coding sequence GTGACGCCGGAAGGACAGACGCTGCTGCTGGACGGGGCCGCCGCACTGGGACTGGCGCTGACGCCCGAGCAGGTGGAGCGTTTCGCCCATCTGCTGCTGCTGCTGACGGAAGCCTCCGCCCAGATGAACCTGACCGCCCTGCGCGAGGAGCGCGACATCGTGCTGAAGCACTTCGTGGACTCGCTGACCTGCCTGCGCGGCGGCTGGCTGGACGGGGCCGGGCCGGAGGCGGCGGGTCCAGTGCTGGACCTGGGCACTGGCGCGGGCTTCCCGGCACTTCCGCTCGCGATCATGCGCCCCGACCTTCCCACCGTGCCGCTGGACGCCACCCGCAAGAAGGTGGAGTTCGTGGAACGGACGGCGCAGGCGCTGGGGCTGGCGCGGGTTCACCCGCTGGTCGGCCGCGCCGAGACGCTGGGCCGGGACCCGGAGCAGCGTGGGCGGTATGGCCGGGTGGTGACGCGGGCGGTCGCGGCGCTGCCGATTCTGGCCGAACTCGCCCTGCCGTTCCTGCGGGAGGGTGGCCTGCTGGTGGCCCAGAAAGGCCCCATCACGCCTGAGGAGCTGGAGGCCGGAACCCGCGCCGCCGCCGAGGTGGGCGGCGAGGTGCGGGCGGTGGACCCCTTCACGCTGCCCCTGACGGGCGACGCACGGACCCTGGTGGTGATCGAGAAGACGGGGCCGACGCCCGAGCGTTATCCGCGCCGGGAGGGTGTGCCGAACCGCAAGCCGTTATTCTGGCAGGCGACGTGA
- a CDS encoding uracil-DNA glycosylase encodes METRALKSEEVQKARLDQRFAPHVAPLNRWAEEQSVGGRWLPYFDPADGGREARVLLLLESPGPVVSRTRFVSMDNPDGTAENMRCLIHLSGLRRSDVALWNAVPWQMSEGGVVTPRPAQYAEAAPLTRQVLEQMPRLGVVVLVGRHAQQAWSLAGSSLPTLACPHPSPQNFVSRRGSAVLALEMLVQARQLSRGPVPAEGATPSPKE; translated from the coding sequence ATGGAGACGCGCGCCCTGAAATCGGAGGAGGTCCAGAAGGCCCGGTTGGACCAGAGGTTTGCCCCCCACGTCGCCCCCCTCAACCGCTGGGCGGAGGAGCAATCTGTGGGCGGACGCTGGCTGCCCTACTTCGACCCGGCGGACGGCGGCAGGGAGGCGCGGGTGCTGCTGCTGCTCGAATCGCCCGGTCCGGTCGTGAGCCGCACGCGCTTCGTCTCGATGGACAATCCCGACGGCACGGCGGAAAACATGCGCTGCCTGATCCACCTCTCGGGCCTGCGCCGCTCTGACGTGGCCCTCTGGAACGCCGTGCCCTGGCAGATGAGCGAGGGCGGCGTGGTAACGCCCCGGCCAGCGCAGTACGCGGAGGCCGCGCCGCTGACCCGGCAGGTGCTTGAGCAGATGCCACGACTGGGAGTGGTCGTGCTGGTGGGGCGACATGCCCAGCAGGCCTGGTCCCTCGCCGGCTCTTCCCTGCCCACCCTCGCCTGCCCGCACCCCAGCCCGCAGAACTTCGTCTCGCGGCGAGGTTCGGCCGTGCTGGCCCTGGAAATGCTCGTTCAGGCGCGCCAGTTGAGCCGTGGACCAGTCCCAGCAGAAGGGGCCACTCCCTCTCCCAAGGAGTAG
- a CDS encoding LptF/LptG family permease produces MPRVPFTLNRYVLREVLRWYAAGLVLFLILQLTDALSTTVSYLLLYHASLGQALGAFGAIAPNQLNRSLVLAVPFAVLLAFGRLQGDSELKAMFAAGVRPLSLVWPLALPFVLVGLLAFVNTGYVVPAGLSHWDRAWFNIYGQVPPPPSQTNYTYAPSGALFYAGRVTNDAGGNVARLDGVLIQRGNETVTAQSGTWDTRQRIWTVQDAWVTRPGEDPQQVSGALVFPQTDTLEPPQPPGEQVSTPQLRARLAAGRRTPEETRADAFELARRVSDPLTPLVFALAAGALGLLLRNRAAAFAAVVAFVGLFYGLWVTVPQLARVGALPVTLAAWLPNAVFLLLAAGLAWRLR; encoded by the coding sequence ATGCCGCGCGTGCCCTTCACGCTGAACCGCTACGTGCTGCGCGAGGTGCTGCGCTGGTATGCGGCAGGCCTGGTGCTGTTTCTGATTCTGCAACTCACGGACGCGCTGAGCACCACCGTGAGCTACCTGCTGCTGTACCACGCGTCGCTGGGGCAGGCGCTGGGGGCCTTTGGGGCCATCGCGCCCAACCAGCTCAACCGCTCGCTGGTGCTGGCGGTGCCGTTTGCCGTGCTGCTGGCCTTCGGGCGGCTTCAGGGAGACAGCGAACTCAAGGCGATGTTCGCGGCGGGGGTACGGCCCCTGAGCCTGGTGTGGCCGCTGGCGCTGCCGTTCGTGCTGGTGGGGCTGCTGGCGTTTGTCAACACCGGATACGTGGTGCCCGCCGGGCTGAGTCACTGGGACCGGGCCTGGTTCAACATCTACGGCCAGGTGCCGCCGCCCCCCAGCCAGACGAACTACACCTACGCGCCGTCCGGGGCGCTGTTTTATGCGGGGCGTGTGACCAATGACGCGGGCGGAAATGTGGCGCGGCTCGACGGCGTGCTGATTCAGCGCGGCAACGAGACGGTCACGGCCCAGTCGGGCACCTGGGACACCCGGCAGCGAATCTGGACGGTGCAGGACGCCTGGGTGACCCGCCCCGGCGAGGACCCGCAGCAGGTGAGCGGCGCGCTGGTGTTTCCCCAGACCGACACGCTGGAGCCGCCGCAGCCGCCCGGCGAGCAGGTGAGCACGCCGCAGCTCCGGGCGCGGCTGGCCGCCGGACGCCGCACGCCCGAGGAGACGCGCGCCGACGCCTTTGAACTCGCCCGGCGCGTTTCCGACCCCCTCACGCCGCTGGTGTTCGCGCTGGCGGCGGGGGCACTGGGGCTGCTGCTGCGCAACCGGGCGGCGGCGTTCGCGGCGGTGGTGGCGTTCGTGGGGCTGTTCTACGGCCTGTGGGTCACGGTGCCGCAGCTCGCGCGGGTGGGGGCGCTGCCGGTCACGCTGGCGGCGTGGCTGCCGAACGCCGTGTTTCTGCTGCTGGCCGCGGGGCTGGCCTGGAGACTGCGGTGA
- a CDS encoding LptF/LptG family permease: MKRFERYVLAEVLPPLAGALAVVIVLLLLALLQAVFAPLLAKGASPLLVARLAALNIPEALAQGLPIALMFAALLGLSRLAADSEIKAALASGVPASRLFRPVLLLAGLIALLAFGMNELLVTRAKVQAQSVQREIVLDNPRVIGLGETRGGQSLVLRDALNRAISVGEALPGGELRDLRIVTMQTGQPPREVITARRGRLRPGSNVLELEDGRRVTFQDARPVTVLTFTRGTLPVQDVQASFDGGQGTLKPIYLPLPELLARTNAYRQQHVPAPADFTALHRKFAEPLAALALAFFVVSLAVFAFRSGQNLGVVWALLLSFAYYATWSVFKVMGENGALPPALAAYAPDLIAVLAGLVLLWWAGRR, encoded by the coding sequence GTGAAGCGGTTCGAGCGTTACGTGCTGGCCGAGGTGCTGCCGCCGCTGGCGGGGGCGCTGGCGGTCGTGATCGTGCTGCTGCTGCTGGCCCTGCTTCAGGCGGTCTTCGCGCCGCTGCTCGCCAAGGGGGCGAGTCCCCTGCTGGTCGCGCGGCTGGCCGCCCTGAATATCCCCGAGGCGCTGGCCCAGGGCCTGCCCATCGCGCTGATGTTTGCGGCGCTGCTGGGGCTGTCGCGGCTGGCCGCCGACTCCGAGATCAAGGCGGCGCTGGCGAGCGGCGTGCCCGCCTCGCGCCTGTTCCGGCCCGTGCTGCTGCTGGCGGGGCTGATCGCCCTGCTGGCTTTTGGCATGAACGAGCTGCTCGTCACCCGTGCCAAGGTGCAGGCCCAGAGCGTGCAGCGTGAAATTGTGCTGGACAACCCCCGCGTGATTGGCCTGGGCGAGACGCGGGGCGGGCAGAGCCTGGTGCTGCGCGACGCCCTGAACCGCGCCATCAGCGTGGGCGAGGCGCTGCCGGGCGGCGAGCTGCGCGACCTGCGTATCGTGACCATGCAGACGGGCCAGCCCCCACGCGAGGTGATCACCGCCCGGCGCGGCCGCCTCAGGCCCGGCAGCAACGTGCTAGAGCTGGAGGACGGGCGGCGCGTCACCTTTCAGGACGCCCGGCCCGTCACGGTGCTGACCTTCACGCGCGGCACGCTGCCGGTGCAGGACGTGCAGGCCAGCTTCGACGGCGGGCAGGGCACCCTCAAGCCCATCTACCTGCCGCTGCCCGAGCTGCTCGCCCGCACCAACGCCTACCGCCAGCAGCATGTTCCCGCCCCCGCCGACTTCACGGCGCTGCACCGCAAGTTCGCCGAGCCGCTCGCCGCGCTGGCCCTGGCCTTTTTTGTGGTCAGCCTGGCCGTGTTCGCCTTCCGCAGCGGGCAGAACCTCGGGGTGGTGTGGGCGCTGCTGCTGAGCTTCGCGTACTACGCCACCTGGAGCGTCTTCAAGGTGATGGGCGAGAACGGCGCGCTGCCCCCCGCCCTGGCCGCCTACGCGCCCGACCTGATCGCCGTGCTGGCGGGCCTGGTGCTGCTGTGGTGGGCGGGCCGCAGATGA
- the ddrC gene encoding DNA damage response protein DdrC: MKTAPVTLEFGTQRLPASADGLLHASTALLALGVSMPSDWSGFAAEHDLHSPERDFGVGPEATLDPAEFARLAFTLDTPGARRWRKRAQTLLARVLTGDVRLAAEIAERSADPEARRWLGARLESTDARRELMGTVARHGGEGPVYGQLGSISNRSVLGTDSATIRRERGVKQTRDGLRTDELLRLAYLDTATARAISERGAQGNAAILRLHEEVARRERLLWDSPAQAG, encoded by the coding sequence ATGAAGACCGCTCCTGTCACTCTGGAATTTGGGACGCAGCGCCTGCCCGCCAGCGCGGACGGGTTGCTGCACGCCTCCACCGCCCTCCTGGCCCTCGGTGTGTCCATGCCCTCCGACTGGTCGGGCTTTGCCGCCGAACACGACCTGCACAGCCCCGAACGCGACTTTGGCGTCGGCCCGGAAGCCACCCTCGACCCGGCGGAGTTTGCCCGGCTGGCCTTTACGCTCGATACACCGGGGGCGCGGCGCTGGCGCAAGCGGGCGCAGACGCTGCTGGCCCGCGTGCTTACCGGCGACGTGCGGCTGGCCGCCGAGATTGCCGAGCGGAGTGCCGACCCCGAGGCGCGGCGCTGGCTGGGGGCACGGCTGGAAAGCACCGATGCCCGCCGCGAACTGATGGGCACCGTCGCCCGGCATGGCGGCGAGGGGCCGGTGTACGGGCAACTGGGCAGCATCAGCAACCGTAGCGTGCTGGGCACCGACTCCGCCACCATCCGCCGCGAGCGCGGGGTGAAGCAGACCCGCGACGGCCTGCGCACCGACGAACTGCTGCGCCTCGCCTACCTCGACACCGCGACCGCCCGCGCCATCAGCGAGCGGGGTGCCCAGGGCAACGCGGCCATCCTGCGCCTGCACGAGGAAGTCGCGCGGCGGGAACGCCTGCTGTGGGACAGCCCGGCGCAGGCGGGGTAA
- a CDS encoding ParA family protein, translated as MKTLGVVNQKGGVGKTTTAINLSAYLAAGGRRVLLLDMDPQGNATSGLGLRGATQGLYEALGEPGRVAEFVQPTSQPGLDVLPATPDLAGAGVELAEDPDALARLLASVQGYDLAIIDAPPSLGPLTVNVLAAADALLIPLQAEYYALEGLAGLMETVERVQGGLNPRLKVLGVAITMFDGRTNLAQEVETMVRQHFGELVFWSVVPRNVRLSEAPSFAKPINAFAPLSSGAAAYKRLSEEVMQRVEKI; from the coding sequence GTGAAGACCCTCGGAGTCGTGAATCAGAAGGGCGGGGTGGGGAAGACGACCACCGCCATCAACCTGTCCGCCTACCTCGCGGCGGGGGGGCGGCGGGTGCTGCTGCTAGATATGGACCCCCAGGGCAACGCGACCAGCGGCCTGGGCCTGCGCGGGGCCACGCAGGGGCTGTACGAGGCCCTGGGCGAGCCGGGCCGGGTGGCCGAGTTCGTGCAGCCCACCTCCCAGCCGGGCCTGGATGTGCTGCCCGCCACCCCCGATCTGGCCGGGGCGGGCGTCGAGCTGGCCGAGGACCCCGACGCCCTGGCCCGACTGCTGGCAAGTGTGCAGGGCTACGACCTCGCCATCATCGACGCGCCGCCCAGCCTGGGACCGCTGACGGTGAATGTGCTGGCCGCCGCCGACGCGCTGCTGATTCCCCTTCAGGCCGAGTATTACGCGCTGGAGGGCCTGGCCGGCCTGATGGAAACCGTGGAGCGGGTGCAGGGCGGGCTGAACCCCCGGCTCAAGGTGCTGGGGGTCGCCATCACCATGTTCGACGGCCGGACCAACCTCGCGCAGGAGGTCGAGACGATGGTGCGCCAGCACTTCGGGGAACTGGTGTTCTGGTCGGTGGTGCCGCGCAACGTCCGGCTCTCGGAGGCCCCCAGCTTCGCCAAGCCCATCAACGCCTTCGCGCCCCTGTCGAGCGGCGCGGCGGCCTACAAGCGCCTCAGCGAGGAGGTGATGCAGCGTGTCGAAAAAATCTAG
- a CDS encoding YpdA family putative bacillithiol disulfide reductase — translation MSEMYDVAIVGAGPVGLAAAIACKRAGLSYVVLEKGCVVNAIFEYPTYMSFFTTAPELEIGNHPMVTGHDKPDRRDALMYYRLVTQREDLNVRLYTEVKRVHAAPAGFTLEVEAQDGTPGVVEARRVVVATGYYDNPLHLGIPGEHSENVSHYYTEAHPFLGLNVTVIGAGNSAADAALDLWRGGANVTMVVRAPELKSTIKYWVRPDLENRIKEGSIHAHFNSQVVEIHPEHVLVQRADGMTSRLPTHFTFALTGYRPDLSFLAGLDLAQQADECLVLDEHYQSTVPGLFVVGSAGFAGKTNQVFIENGRHHALLAVAEIERQLAGQAAEARDLAPLPSPAG, via the coding sequence ATGAGTGAGATGTACGACGTGGCGATTGTCGGCGCTGGCCCGGTCGGGCTGGCCGCCGCCATCGCCTGCAAGCGCGCCGGGCTGAGTTACGTGGTGCTGGAGAAGGGCTGCGTGGTGAACGCTATCTTCGAGTACCCCACCTACATGAGCTTCTTCACCACTGCGCCCGAACTCGAAATCGGCAATCACCCGATGGTCACGGGCCACGACAAGCCCGACCGCCGCGACGCGCTGATGTACTACCGCCTGGTCACGCAGCGCGAGGACCTGAACGTGCGCCTGTACACCGAGGTCAAGCGTGTCCATGCTGCCCCGGCAGGCTTCACCCTGGAAGTGGAGGCGCAGGACGGCACGCCGGGCGTGGTGGAGGCCCGGCGGGTGGTGGTGGCCACCGGCTACTACGACAACCCCCTCCACTTGGGCATCCCCGGTGAGCACTCCGAGAACGTCAGCCACTACTACACCGAGGCGCATCCCTTCCTGGGCCTGAACGTGACGGTCATCGGCGCGGGCAACAGCGCCGCCGACGCCGCGCTGGACCTGTGGCGCGGCGGGGCGAACGTGACGATGGTGGTCCGCGCGCCGGAACTGAAGTCCACCATCAAGTACTGGGTGCGCCCCGACCTGGAAAACCGCATCAAGGAAGGCAGCATCCACGCGCACTTCAATTCGCAGGTGGTGGAGATTCACCCCGAACACGTGCTGGTGCAGCGGGCGGACGGCATGACCTCCCGGCTGCCGACGCATTTCACCTTTGCGTTGACGGGCTACCGCCCCGACCTCTCCTTCCTGGCGGGGCTGGACCTGGCGCAGCAGGCCGACGAATGCCTGGTGCTGGACGAGCATTACCAGAGCACGGTGCCGGGCCTCTTCGTGGTGGGGTCGGCGGGCTTCGCGGGCAAGACGAATCAGGTGTTTATCGAGAACGGGCGGCACCACGCGCTGCTGGCGGTGGCGGAAATCGAGCGGCAACTGGCGGGGCAGGCGGCAGAGGCGCGGGACCTGGCTCCCCTCCCCTCCCCTGCCGGATGA
- a CDS encoding VanW family protein, with protein MAPTRPRTARARLAHGGAALLVSALLGSAFAQVEIPALPVTPAPTPELVPTPAAPVSPDTATPAPVTPPPAPATPRPPARTAPLLIVVQATSPALVNGKKTTVPFTRVLTLPVDRVAQLRARGVITQSLDADLKAFLASLPRQGQDARFENLDGDWAVVQRNGLKVDEAQTRANVLAALQDPQGVKANVALTGQVAPKRTLDFFASRGITAHLGTGETNYYGSSAARMTNIHVGTRNFQDRLVEGGVVSFNQMIGPVSTRAGYVTGLVIAGERTADGVGGGICQVSTTVFRALYAAGLPIRERQNHSYQVHYYDPQGLDATIYQPKLDLKFANDTGGALWFQADWDDRESRLTINVFGKARDFTVEVGSPRTLSSTPAPADRLIRDASLRAGQRKQVDWAAPGAVIEVTRKFIRSGQTFKQDTLKSTYRPWPNIFLVGTRR; from the coding sequence ATGGCCCCGACCCGCCCCCGAACCGCCCGCGCCCGTCTCGCTCATGGGGGAGCTGCCCTGCTCGTGAGCGCGTTGCTGGGCAGTGCGTTCGCGCAGGTGGAGATTCCCGCCCTGCCCGTCACGCCCGCACCCACGCCGGAGCTGGTGCCCACCCCTGCGGCTCCGGTCAGCCCGGATACGGCAACACCAGCGCCCGTCACCCCGCCCCCTGCACCCGCCACACCGCGCCCCCCCGCCCGCACTGCGCCGCTCCTGATCGTGGTGCAGGCCACCTCTCCCGCGCTGGTGAACGGCAAGAAGACCACCGTGCCCTTCACGCGCGTGCTGACGCTGCCGGTGGACCGGGTGGCGCAGCTCCGGGCGCGCGGCGTGATCACCCAGAGCCTGGACGCCGACCTGAAGGCGTTTCTGGCGAGCCTGCCACGCCAGGGACAGGACGCCCGTTTCGAGAACCTGGACGGCGACTGGGCCGTCGTGCAGCGCAACGGCCTGAAGGTGGACGAGGCCCAGACCCGCGCCAACGTCCTGGCCGCGCTGCAAGACCCGCAGGGCGTGAAGGCGAACGTGGCCCTGACCGGGCAGGTGGCCCCGAAGCGTACGCTGGACTTCTTCGCCTCGCGGGGCATCACGGCGCACCTGGGCACCGGCGAGACGAACTATTACGGCAGCAGCGCCGCCCGCATGACCAACATCCATGTCGGGACACGCAATTTTCAGGACCGGCTGGTCGAGGGCGGAGTCGTGTCCTTTAACCAGATGATCGGCCCGGTCAGCACCCGCGCGGGGTACGTGACCGGCCTGGTCATCGCCGGGGAGCGCACCGCCGACGGTGTGGGCGGCGGCATCTGCCAGGTCAGCACCACGGTGTTCCGGGCGCTGTATGCCGCCGGGCTGCCGATCAGGGAGCGGCAGAACCATTCCTACCAGGTGCACTACTACGACCCGCAGGGGCTGGACGCCACCATCTACCAGCCCAAGCTGGACCTGAAATTCGCCAACGACACCGGCGGCGCGCTGTGGTTCCAGGCCGACTGGGACGACCGGGAATCCCGCCTCACGATCAACGTGTTCGGCAAGGCGCGCGACTTCACGGTGGAGGTCGGTTCGCCGCGCACCCTCAGCAGCACGCCTGCTCCCGCCGACCGCCTGATCCGCGACGCCAGCCTCCGCGCCGGGCAGCGCAAGCAGGTGGACTGGGCCGCGCCCGGAGCCGTGATCGAGGTCACGCGCAAGTTCATCCGCAGCGGCCAGACCTTCAAGCAGGACACCCTGAAAAGCACCTACCGGCCCTGGCCGAACATCTTCCTGGTCGGCACCCGGCGCTGA
- a CDS encoding ParB/RepB/Spo0J family partition protein, whose translation MSKKSSLGRGLDALLSRPQTAEAPAALAVQPVRIDRIVQAAYQPRQVFEPEALAELAQSIREKGVLQPLLVRPRGENFEIVAGERRWRASQLAGLTEVPALIRDLGDREALEIAIIENLQREDLGPLEEARAYQALLEQGLNQEGVAQAVGKGRSTISNALRLLTLPEAALRALEGGEISAGHARAILAQPEGDRAWALGEIRTRRLSVREAEALSRAARTTAAGPIPVNPPRAYRQVELDLSRRTGTKVRITGEDKGRVELNYASREELDRILELLGYAGEE comes from the coding sequence GTGTCGAAAAAATCTAGCCTCGGGCGCGGCCTGGACGCCCTGCTCAGCCGGCCGCAGACGGCCGAGGCTCCGGCGGCCCTGGCCGTGCAGCCCGTGCGGATAGACCGCATCGTGCAGGCGGCCTACCAGCCCCGGCAGGTCTTCGAGCCGGAGGCGCTGGCCGAACTCGCCCAGAGCATCCGCGAGAAGGGCGTGCTGCAACCGCTGCTGGTGCGCCCGCGCGGCGAGAACTTCGAGATCGTGGCGGGCGAGCGGCGCTGGCGGGCCTCGCAACTGGCCGGGCTGACCGAGGTCCCGGCGCTGATCCGCGACCTGGGCGACCGCGAGGCGCTGGAAATCGCCATCATCGAGAACCTCCAGCGTGAGGACTTGGGGCCGCTGGAAGAGGCGCGGGCGTATCAGGCGCTGCTGGAGCAGGGCCTCAACCAGGAGGGGGTGGCGCAGGCGGTCGGCAAGGGCCGCTCCACCATCTCCAACGCGCTGCGGTTGCTGACCCTGCCGGAGGCCGCGCTGCGGGCGCTGGAGGGGGGCGAGATCAGCGCCGGACACGCGCGCGCCATCCTCGCGCAGCCGGAGGGCGACCGGGCCTGGGCACTGGGCGAGATTCGCACCCGCCGCCTGAGCGTCCGCGAGGCCGAGGCCCTGAGCCGCGCGGCCCGCACGACTGCGGCTGGCCCCATCCCCGTGAACCCGCCCCGTGCCTACCGACAGGTCGAACTCGACCTCAGCCGCCGCACCGGCACCAAGGTCCGCATCACGGGCGAGGACAAGGGGCGCGTCGAACTGAACTACGCCTCCCGCGAGGAACTCGACCGGATTCTGGAGCTGCTGGGCTACGCCGGGGAGGAATAG